One window of the Halobacillus litoralis genome contains the following:
- a CDS encoding PIN/TRAM domain-containing protein — protein sequence MLKRIVQLFIVITGGTIGYLYFPELFTTMGLTWQNWIQSVMGAVLGALILFLLTFWVVDYIVDFLRWVEDTLVRAPVADLLFGSLGLIVGLIIAYLINIPVQDIQIQVVNQVVPIFLTFLLGYFGFQVGFKRKDEFLNLVSKKEKSLEGEGSSQESSSLDPALIPKRKILDTSVIIDGRIADICETHFLEGTIVIPQFVLEELQHIADSSDGLKRNRGRRGLDILNRLQKDLPVNVEIYEGDFEEIQEVDSKLVKLAKVMNGIVVTNDFNLNKVCEFQNVQVLNINDLANAVKPVVLPGEEMKIQVIKDGKEQNQGVAYLDDGTMIVVEEGKDYIGKTIDVVVTSVLQTSAGRMIFAKPKSLEKAL from the coding sequence GTGCTTAAACGAATTGTACAGTTGTTTATTGTTATAACCGGTGGGACGATCGGTTACCTCTATTTTCCAGAGCTGTTTACAACCATGGGGCTTACTTGGCAGAATTGGATTCAATCTGTTATGGGGGCCGTACTAGGAGCACTTATATTATTTTTATTAACTTTTTGGGTCGTGGATTATATTGTGGACTTTCTACGATGGGTGGAAGACACTTTAGTCCGGGCACCGGTAGCTGATTTGTTATTCGGTAGTCTAGGTCTGATTGTCGGTCTAATTATTGCTTATTTGATCAATATCCCTGTACAAGATATCCAGATTCAAGTAGTTAACCAGGTTGTACCGATCTTTTTGACATTTTTACTAGGTTACTTCGGTTTTCAAGTAGGATTCAAGCGTAAAGATGAATTCCTGAATTTAGTTTCGAAAAAAGAGAAGAGTCTCGAAGGGGAAGGATCTTCCCAAGAGAGCTCCAGTCTTGATCCTGCTTTAATTCCAAAACGTAAAATTCTTGACACAAGTGTAATTATCGATGGCCGGATTGCGGACATCTGCGAGACGCACTTTCTAGAAGGTACGATTGTGATCCCTCAATTTGTACTTGAAGAATTGCAGCATATTGCAGATTCTTCTGATGGGTTGAAAAGAAACCGCGGCCGCCGTGGATTGGACATTCTTAATCGTCTGCAGAAAGACCTCCCTGTAAACGTGGAGATTTACGAAGGTGATTTTGAGGAAATCCAGGAAGTGGATAGTAAACTTGTGAAATTAGCCAAGGTTATGAATGGTATCGTCGTTACAAATGATTTCAATTTGAACAAGGTGTGCGAGTTTCAAAATGTACAAGTCTTGAATATTAATGATCTCGCAAATGCTGTTAAACCAGTAGTTCTTCCAGGGGAAGAGATGAAGATTCAAGTCATTAAGGATGGTAAAGAGCAAAATCAAGGGGTTGCCTACCTGGACGATGGAACAATGATCGTCGTTGAAGAAGGTAAAGACTATATCGGAAAGACAATCGATGTCGTTGTCACGAGTGTCTTACAGACTTCGGCTGGCCGAATGATTTTTGCGAAACCGAAATCACTTGAAAAAGCCTTGTAA
- a CDS encoding UvrB/UvrC motif-containing protein: protein MECQECHQRQATVHLTQVVNGQKSEVHVCEKCAKENGYMNYGEENFTLNDLLSGLFHSEAPSPLKDKSSQAYPKKTQLKCSNCGLTYEEFARIGKFGCAECYQTFDERLNPILRRVHSGNTSHDGKIPKREGGNLHLRKEVEEYKLNLRQLIEQEEFEEAAKVRDKIRFLEGQLHKGEDGDE, encoded by the coding sequence ATGGAGTGTCAGGAATGCCACCAGCGTCAAGCGACAGTACATTTGACTCAAGTGGTCAATGGTCAAAAGTCAGAAGTCCATGTGTGTGAAAAGTGTGCGAAGGAAAATGGGTACATGAACTATGGAGAAGAGAACTTTACTTTGAATGACCTCCTTTCAGGTCTTTTTCATTCTGAAGCGCCTTCCCCCTTGAAAGATAAAAGTTCGCAAGCATACCCGAAAAAAACACAATTGAAATGCTCGAATTGTGGTCTGACCTATGAAGAATTCGCACGCATCGGTAAATTCGGTTGTGCGGAATGTTACCAAACGTTTGATGAACGATTGAATCCGATATTGAGGCGAGTTCATAGCGGAAACACAAGCCATGATGGTAAGATTCCTAAACGTGAAGGCGGCAATCTGCATCTGAGAAAAGAAGTGGAAGAATATAAATTAAATCTTCGACAATTAATTGAGCAGGAAGAATTCGAAGAGGCAGCGAAAGTTAGAGATAAGATCAGATTTCTGGAGGGCCAACTTCATAAAGGGGAGGATGGTGATGAGTAG
- the clpC gene encoding ATP-dependent protease ATP-binding subunit ClpC, whose amino-acid sequence MMFGRFTERAQKVLALAQEEAVRLGHNNIGTEHILLGLVSEGEGIAAKALTALGLESSKIQQEVEKLIGKGEKVSQTIHYTPRAKKVIELSMDEARKLGHSYVGTEHILLGLIREGEGVAARVLNNLGVSLNKARQQVLQLLGNNESTGGQNRRGGSSGAQAANANTPTLDSLARDLTAIAKEGNIDPVIGRSKEIERVIQVLSRRTKNNPVLVGEPGVGKTAIAEGLAQQIMNNEIPEILRDKRVMTLDMGTVVAGTKYRGEFEDRLKKVMEEIRQAGNIILFIDELHTLIGAGGAEGAIDASNILKPSLARGELQCIGATTLDEYRKYIEKDAALERRFQPIQVDEPNLEESVQILQGLRDRYEAHHRVTITDDSIDSAVRFSDRYITDRFLPDKAIDLIDEAASKVRLRSYTAPPNLKELEQKLEEVRKEKDAAVQSQEFEKAASLRDSEQRLRDELEKTKDEWKEKQGQEDSEVTVEDIASVVSTWTGVPVSKMTKDESERLLHLEDTLHNRIIGQDEAVKAISKAIRRARAGLKDPKRPIGSFIFLGPTGVGKTELARALAESMFGEEDAMIRIDMSEYMEKHSTSRLVGSPPGYVGYEEGGQLTEKVRTKPYSVVLLDEVEKAHPEVFNILLQVLEDGRLTDSKGRVVDFRNTVLIMTSNVGAQELKQNKYLGFSMGEENQDYKDMKSKVTDALKKAFRPEFLNRIDETIVFHSLERKHMNDIVTLMAEELRKRLLEQEIDFTLSDEAIEHIAESGFDPEYGARPLRRSIQKNVEDLLSEELLKENIAKGQKVTIDVDDEKNFVVRKQEESSSTN is encoded by the coding sequence ATGATGTTTGGGCGATTTACAGAAAGAGCACAAAAAGTATTGGCGCTAGCTCAAGAAGAAGCGGTGCGTTTAGGACATAACAATATTGGTACAGAGCACATTTTGCTTGGATTAGTAAGTGAAGGTGAAGGGATTGCGGCCAAAGCATTGACTGCCCTTGGTCTCGAATCTTCAAAGATTCAGCAAGAAGTGGAAAAGCTGATTGGAAAAGGGGAGAAAGTTTCTCAAACCATCCATTATACGCCTCGTGCTAAGAAAGTCATCGAACTGTCTATGGATGAAGCACGTAAACTTGGACACTCTTATGTCGGCACAGAGCACATCCTCCTCGGCCTTATTCGTGAAGGGGAAGGCGTTGCAGCTAGAGTATTAAATAACCTTGGTGTAAGTTTAAATAAAGCACGTCAACAAGTGTTGCAGCTACTTGGCAACAATGAGTCTACAGGTGGACAAAATCGCCGTGGAGGCAGCTCAGGAGCTCAGGCTGCTAATGCGAATACACCTACACTTGATTCATTGGCGCGTGACTTAACAGCAATTGCCAAAGAGGGTAACATTGACCCTGTCATCGGCCGAAGCAAAGAAATCGAACGTGTTATTCAAGTGTTGAGCCGTCGTACGAAAAACAACCCGGTTCTTGTCGGTGAACCTGGTGTTGGTAAGACGGCAATTGCAGAAGGGCTTGCTCAGCAAATCATGAACAATGAGATACCTGAAATCTTACGTGACAAACGTGTAATGACGTTGGATATGGGAACAGTTGTTGCAGGCACAAAATACCGTGGCGAATTCGAAGATCGATTGAAGAAAGTCATGGAGGAGATTCGTCAAGCTGGCAACATCATCTTATTCATTGATGAATTGCATACTTTGATAGGGGCTGGAGGAGCAGAAGGTGCTATCGATGCGTCCAACATCTTAAAACCTTCTCTAGCACGTGGAGAGTTGCAATGTATCGGAGCGACCACGCTTGATGAATACCGTAAATATATTGAAAAAGACGCAGCACTAGAGCGCAGGTTCCAACCGATTCAAGTGGATGAGCCGAATCTTGAAGAATCCGTACAAATTTTACAAGGACTCCGTGACCGTTATGAGGCACACCACCGTGTAACAATTACGGACGATTCCATCGATTCAGCTGTCCGATTCTCCGATCGTTATATTACGGATCGTTTCCTTCCGGATAAAGCGATTGACTTGATTGATGAAGCAGCATCGAAGGTCCGCTTACGCTCCTACACGGCTCCGCCGAACCTGAAAGAGCTTGAGCAAAAGCTTGAAGAGGTTCGTAAGGAGAAAGATGCAGCCGTTCAAAGCCAAGAGTTTGAAAAAGCTGCTTCGCTTCGCGATAGTGAACAACGTTTGAGAGATGAATTGGAAAAAACGAAAGATGAATGGAAAGAAAAGCAAGGGCAGGAAGACTCTGAAGTCACAGTAGAGGATATCGCCTCAGTTGTATCTACATGGACAGGTGTCCCTGTTTCTAAAATGACCAAAGATGAAAGTGAGCGCTTGCTTCATTTGGAAGATACGCTTCACAATCGTATAATTGGCCAGGATGAAGCAGTCAAAGCGATTTCTAAAGCGATTCGACGCGCCCGCGCTGGCTTGAAAGATCCGAAACGTCCAATCGGTTCCTTCATCTTCTTAGGACCTACTGGTGTAGGTAAAACAGAGCTTGCCCGTGCACTGGCGGAGAGTATGTTTGGTGAAGAAGACGCCATGATCCGGATCGACATGTCTGAATATATGGAAAAACACAGCACATCACGCCTTGTAGGATCACCTCCAGGCTATGTCGGCTATGAAGAAGGCGGACAGCTGACAGAGAAAGTTCGCACCAAACCATACTCTGTCGTCCTTTTGGATGAGGTTGAAAAAGCCCACCCAGAAGTCTTCAACATTTTACTGCAAGTACTTGAAGATGGGCGTTTGACTGATTCTAAAGGACGCGTGGTCGATTTTCGTAATACCGTATTGATCATGACTTCCAACGTAGGTGCGCAAGAGCTGAAACAGAATAAATATCTAGGATTCTCTATGGGTGAAGAGAACCAGGATTATAAAGATATGAAATCTAAAGTTACCGATGCACTTAAGAAAGCATTCCGTCCAGAATTCTTGAACCGTATCGATGAAACAATCGTCTTCCATTCCTTAGAAAGAAAACACATGAACGACATTGTGACGTTAATGGCAGAAGAGCTGAGAAAACGTCTGCTTGAACAAGAAATTGACTTCACATTATCAGATGAAGCGATTGAGCATATTGCCGAGTCAGGGTTCGACCCTGAATACGGAGCCCGTCCGCTTCGTCGATCCATCCAGAAAAATGTGGAAGATTTATTATCTGAAGAGCTCTTAAAAGAGAATATCGCTAAAGGGCAAAAAGTGACGATCGATGTGGATGATGAAAAGAATTTCGTTGTTCGCAAGCAAGAAGAGTCATCTTCAACGAACTGA
- a CDS encoding CtsR family transcriptional regulator encodes MRNISDIIEDYLKGILDENHQAVEIKRSEIAERFQCVPSQINYVIKTRFTVEKGYIVESKRGGGGYIRISRVQHRKDSDMISEVMELIHPRVSQTKAIDILARLVDYEIITAREGKLMESVIDRDVLAFPLPLRDEVRTRIMTAMLFTLKYKC; translated from the coding sequence ATGCGGAATATATCAGACATCATAGAAGATTATTTAAAAGGTATTTTAGATGAAAATCATCAGGCGGTAGAAATCAAACGTAGTGAAATTGCAGAGCGGTTTCAATGTGTACCGTCTCAAATCAATTATGTGATTAAAACACGGTTTACTGTGGAAAAAGGTTATATAGTAGAAAGTAAGCGTGGAGGAGGCGGGTATATCCGCATCAGCCGCGTCCAACATCGTAAGGATTCAGACATGATTTCAGAAGTGATGGAGTTGATCCACCCTCGTGTCTCTCAAACTAAGGCTATAGATATTTTGGCAAGACTTGTTGACTATGAAATCATTACAGCACGGGAAGGTAAGCTTATGGAAAGTGTCATTGACCGTGATGTACTTGCATTTCCTTTACCGTTAAGGGATGAAGTAAGGACGCGGATTATGACCGCAATGCTGTTCACCCTTAAATATAAATGTTGA
- a CDS encoding bifunctional 2-C-methyl-D-erythritol 4-phosphate cytidylyltransferase/2-C-methyl-D-erythritol 2,4-cyclodiphosphate synthase, protein MDIMTNYTAIILAAGQGKRMLAGRNKQFLMIDQKPLIIHTLSIFDLDDWCKEIVLVTNEKERSEMEQLFIDYPIKKDIRLVDGGAERQDSVFAGLSAVHRVELPVFIHDGARPFVSRELLHELAETTSEKEAALLAVPVTDTIKQRTGERLTTLDRNSLWAAQTPQSFSFPLIYEAHQQAKTRGYYGTDDASLVERLNKEVAIVKGSYENIKLTTPEDLHKAEAYLNNQRNGKVDDFPMFRIGQGYDVHQLAEGRPCIIGGIEIPYEKGLLGHSDADVLLHTIADACLGAIGEGDIGKHFPDTAPEFKDADSGELLQHVWQLVSDRGYSLGNIDCTVIAQAPKMAPYIEQIRENVSSLLSTEKSRVNIKATTTEKLGFTGRKEGIAAQAVVLLQNKQQ, encoded by the coding sequence ATGGATATTATGACAAACTACACAGCTATTATACTGGCGGCTGGCCAAGGGAAGCGGATGCTGGCGGGTCGTAATAAGCAGTTTTTAATGATTGATCAAAAGCCGTTGATCATTCATACTCTGTCCATTTTCGATCTGGATGACTGGTGTAAAGAAATTGTGCTCGTAACGAATGAAAAAGAACGCTCTGAAATGGAACAGCTTTTCATCGACTACCCGATAAAGAAAGACATCCGTTTAGTAGATGGGGGAGCAGAAAGGCAGGATAGTGTTTTTGCGGGTTTATCTGCGGTGCACAGAGTCGAGCTTCCTGTTTTCATCCATGATGGCGCACGTCCATTTGTCTCCAGGGAACTTTTACATGAATTAGCTGAAACGACGTCTGAAAAGGAAGCAGCGCTTTTGGCTGTGCCGGTTACAGATACTATTAAACAAAGAACAGGGGAGCGTTTAACAACCCTGGATCGAAATTCTCTGTGGGCCGCGCAGACTCCTCAGTCGTTTTCTTTTCCATTGATATATGAGGCGCATCAACAAGCCAAAACACGCGGATACTATGGCACAGATGATGCCTCTTTAGTTGAGCGTTTAAATAAAGAAGTCGCTATTGTAAAAGGGAGTTATGAGAATATAAAATTGACGACGCCTGAAGATTTACATAAGGCGGAAGCGTATTTGAATAATCAACGTAATGGAAAGGTAGATGATTTCCCTATGTTTCGTATCGGCCAGGGCTATGATGTTCATCAATTGGCAGAGGGGCGCCCGTGCATAATCGGCGGTATAGAAATTCCTTATGAAAAAGGATTGTTAGGCCATTCAGATGCAGATGTATTACTTCATACTATTGCTGATGCCTGTTTAGGAGCCATCGGAGAAGGGGACATCGGCAAACATTTTCCGGATACAGCCCCTGAATTCAAAGATGCTGATTCAGGTGAACTCCTACAGCATGTGTGGCAGCTTGTTTCAGATCGTGGATACTCACTAGGAAATATCGATTGTACAGTCATTGCTCAAGCACCGAAGATGGCACCTTACATCGAACAGATCAGAGAAAATGTTTCAAGTCTGCTAAGCACAGAAAAAAGTCGGGTAAATATAAAAGCGACAACTACTGAAAAATTAGGGTTCACTGGCCGTAAAGAAGGAATTGCTGCACAAGCTGTCGTCCTATTGCAAAATAAACAGCAATAG
- a CDS encoding protein arginine kinase — protein MSLQQFMNEAISPWMKQEGPDSDIVMSSRIRLARNFSQYPFPIIASEDSLDKVLDFFSQEFKKRSFRDYKDFEMVQMKALQPIEKRVLVEKHLISPHLAEKSDKSATLISQNEQVSIMINEEDHIRIQLYFPGFQLDQALEQASQLDDWLEDKIDYAFDEKRGYLTSCPTNVGTGMRASVMMHLPALSMTQQINRMTPAINQLGLVVRGIYGEGSEAVGSIFQISNQITLGKSEEDIVEDLHSVVKQLIDQERRARDALMRGSGIQLEDRIFRSYGVLKNSRIIESKEAAKCLSDLRLGIDLGFIDHIPRTILNELMVLTQPGFLQQYAEATLNPEERDIRRASLIRERLQLESEE, from the coding sequence GTGTCTTTACAGCAATTTATGAATGAGGCGATCAGTCCTTGGATGAAACAAGAGGGTCCAGATAGCGATATTGTCATGAGCAGCCGCATACGTCTTGCTCGTAACTTCTCACAATATCCTTTCCCGATCATAGCTTCTGAGGATTCGTTAGATAAGGTTTTAGATTTCTTCAGTCAAGAATTCAAGAAGCGATCCTTTAGAGATTATAAAGATTTTGAAATGGTCCAAATGAAAGCATTACAACCAATTGAAAAAAGAGTTCTTGTTGAGAAACATTTGATCAGTCCTCACCTTGCTGAAAAATCGGATAAATCAGCAACACTTATTTCTCAAAATGAACAAGTTTCTATAATGATTAATGAAGAAGACCATATTCGCATACAGTTATATTTCCCAGGCTTTCAGTTGGATCAAGCTTTAGAGCAGGCCTCTCAACTTGATGATTGGCTTGAAGATAAAATTGATTACGCGTTTGATGAAAAGCGCGGTTACTTGACTTCATGCCCTACAAATGTAGGTACGGGGATGAGAGCGTCGGTGATGATGCATCTCCCTGCTTTATCCATGACCCAGCAAATCAATCGTATGACTCCAGCCATCAATCAACTTGGATTAGTGGTAAGGGGCATTTATGGAGAAGGTAGTGAAGCAGTCGGGAGTATTTTTCAAATTTCGAATCAAATCACTTTAGGTAAATCAGAAGAGGATATCGTGGAAGATTTGCACAGTGTCGTCAAACAACTGATTGACCAGGAGCGACGTGCAAGGGATGCTCTTATGAGGGGATCCGGCATTCAATTGGAAGACCGTATTTTTCGCTCCTATGGTGTTTTGAAGAATAGTCGAATCATAGAGTCTAAGGAGGCAGCTAAATGTCTATCTGACTTACGCTTAGGAATTGATTTAGGTTTCATAGACCATATTCCACGCACTATTTTAAATGAATTGATGGTTTTGACTCAGCCTGGGTTTTTACAACAATATGCTGAAGCTACGCTAAACCCTGAGGAAAGGGATATACGAAGAGCTTCTTTAATCAGAGAACGACTTCAATTAGAGAGTGAAGAATAA
- the disA gene encoding DNA integrity scanning diadenylate cyclase DisA: MEWHEMKENGIGEILKLVAPGTPLRDGIDNVLRAKTGGLIVLGYGDGMRDLVDGGFHIQSDFTPAHLYELAKMDGALILNDEGTKILFANAQLMPDPEIISTETGMRHRTAERVAKQTGALVIAISQRRNVITLYKGSLRYSLKDIGVILTKANQAIQTLEKYKNVLDQSVTNLGAMEFENMVSFSEVVQVVHRVEMVLRTKTEILNYVNELGTEGRLIQLQLTELVSNIEEEASLLLKDYSKRPDYEPYYILKKMQEVSNTELLSDEHVLKLLGYSPNVKMTDAIHPRGYRILSRIPRLPPLIISHLVEKFGTLDDLIQASPKKLVEVDGVGEIRAMKIRDGLDRIQEQLFVDRHI, from the coding sequence ATGGAATGGCATGAAATGAAAGAAAACGGAATCGGAGAAATCCTTAAACTTGTGGCACCCGGGACGCCGTTACGAGATGGAATTGATAACGTCCTCCGGGCGAAGACGGGTGGCTTGATAGTACTGGGCTACGGAGATGGCATGCGTGACCTTGTTGATGGCGGGTTCCATATCCAATCCGATTTCACCCCTGCTCACCTCTATGAATTAGCGAAAATGGATGGAGCGCTCATTTTGAACGATGAAGGCACGAAGATTCTTTTTGCGAATGCCCAATTGATGCCTGACCCGGAGATCATATCAACAGAAACAGGAATGCGTCACCGGACTGCTGAACGGGTAGCTAAACAAACAGGAGCACTTGTAATTGCCATTTCACAGCGGCGCAACGTCATAACGCTTTATAAAGGGTCACTGCGATATTCTCTTAAAGATATTGGGGTCATCCTGACGAAAGCTAACCAAGCGATTCAAACATTAGAGAAGTATAAAAATGTCTTAGATCAAAGTGTGACGAATCTTGGGGCCATGGAATTTGAAAATATGGTTTCCTTTTCTGAAGTGGTGCAAGTGGTCCATAGGGTGGAAATGGTGTTACGGACGAAAACGGAAATTCTGAACTATGTAAATGAATTGGGGACGGAAGGAAGGCTGATTCAACTTCAATTAACTGAACTCGTATCCAATATTGAAGAAGAAGCGAGCCTCTTGCTGAAAGACTATAGTAAGCGTCCGGATTATGAGCCGTATTATATTTTAAAGAAGATGCAGGAGGTTTCAAATACAGAATTGCTGTCAGATGAGCATGTCCTGAAACTGCTAGGCTACTCACCAAATGTCAAGATGACTGATGCGATCCACCCGCGTGGTTACAGGATTCTTAGTAGAATCCCGCGGCTCCCTCCTTTGATCATCTCTCATTTGGTGGAAAAGTTCGGCACATTGGATGACTTGATCCAAGCATCTCCTAAGAAATTAGTAGAAGTGGATGGAGTGGGAGAAATAAGAGCAATGAAAATCAGGGATGGCTTAGACCGCATCCAGGAACAGCTGTTCGTAGATCGACATATTTAA
- a CDS encoding MgtC/SapB family protein, translating into MDWTYFFHEDILLFIFRLFFALILSGLIGFEREVKNHSAGFRTHILVGVGACLMMLLSLYGFEEFIDEYDQVRFDPARIPSYVISGIGFLGAGTIIVNGMTIRGLTTAASIWTVAGIGLVVGAGMYDVATVTTILVLLSLVFLNKVEKEKFNGNRKNVFHFTIDKDLQINIVLAVFDRFGLHVRKFDIVALDSEKKKIVIELDKHQDFDRTALLEQLIDIEGVQQFGHRS; encoded by the coding sequence ATGGATTGGACTTATTTCTTCCATGAAGATATTCTATTATTCATATTCAGGCTTTTTTTTGCATTGATTTTATCAGGTCTTATCGGTTTTGAAAGAGAAGTGAAGAATCACTCTGCAGGTTTTAGAACGCATATTCTCGTAGGTGTAGGAGCATGTTTAATGATGCTGCTCTCTCTTTACGGCTTTGAGGAATTTATAGATGAATATGATCAAGTGCGCTTTGATCCTGCACGTATACCTTCTTATGTTATCAGTGGCATCGGTTTTCTTGGAGCCGGGACAATTATCGTGAATGGAATGACAATCCGGGGTCTTACGACTGCTGCTTCTATATGGACAGTAGCAGGGATCGGTTTGGTGGTAGGAGCCGGTATGTATGATGTAGCAACTGTGACAACAATTTTAGTTTTATTAAGTCTGGTATTCCTGAACAAGGTAGAAAAGGAAAAGTTCAATGGCAACCGAAAGAATGTTTTCCATTTTACAATCGATAAAGATCTCCAGATTAATATCGTTCTGGCGGTATTTGACCGTTTTGGTTTGCATGTTAGAAAATTTGATATTGTCGCATTGGATTCTGAGAAAAAGAAGATTGTAATAGAGCTGGATAAACATCAGGATTTTGATCGTACAGCACTTTTAGAGCAATTGATCGATATAGAGGGTGTCCAGCAATTTGGCCATCGTTCCTAA
- the radA gene encoding DNA repair protein RadA yields the protein MAKRKTKFVCQECGYETPKWMGKCPGCQQWNTLVEEMSAPAANSRHVFQTSSTSATTKPEKITEIKSDKEPRLPTDMPEFNRVLGGGIVAGSLVLIGGDPGIGKSTLLLQVSAQIARKDFPVLYISGEESSRQTKLRAERLKITSDDLYVLSETNLQDVSNQIENINPKFVVIDSIQTIFKEDVTSAPGSVSQVRECTSHLMRLAKNKGIPIFIVGHVTKEGSIAGPRLLEHMVDAVLYFEGERHHTFRILRSVKNRFGSTHEMGIFEMKEKGLEEVLNPSEIFLEERSQGAAGSIVVASMEGTRPVLVEIQALISPTAYGNPRRMATGLDNSRVPLLMAVLEKRAGLLLQNQDAYVKVAGGVKLDEPAIDLAVAISIASSFRDQSSNGDDVVVGEVGLTGEIRRVARIEQRVQEAAKLGFKRVIIPKKNIGGWTPPSDIEVIGVSTVQEAMKVTLGDA from the coding sequence TTGGCAAAAAGAAAAACAAAATTCGTTTGCCAGGAATGTGGGTATGAGACACCGAAATGGATGGGGAAATGCCCAGGGTGTCAGCAATGGAATACACTTGTTGAAGAAATGAGTGCACCAGCGGCGAATTCACGTCATGTATTCCAGACAAGCTCCACTTCCGCAACTACGAAACCAGAAAAAATAACAGAGATCAAATCTGATAAAGAACCCCGCTTACCTACTGACATGCCTGAATTTAACCGCGTGCTTGGTGGTGGGATCGTGGCCGGCTCACTGGTTTTGATAGGTGGTGATCCGGGTATCGGGAAATCAACCTTACTCCTTCAAGTGTCTGCACAGATTGCCAGAAAGGATTTTCCAGTCTTATATATATCTGGAGAAGAATCTTCCAGGCAGACGAAATTGAGGGCAGAACGGTTGAAAATAACTTCAGATGACCTGTACGTATTATCAGAAACCAATCTACAAGATGTAAGTAATCAAATTGAAAACATAAATCCGAAATTCGTCGTCATCGATTCAATCCAGACGATTTTCAAGGAAGATGTCACGTCTGCGCCAGGGAGTGTTTCTCAAGTAAGAGAGTGTACAAGCCACTTGATGAGGCTGGCAAAAAATAAAGGGATTCCAATTTTCATCGTTGGGCATGTTACTAAAGAAGGCTCCATCGCGGGTCCAAGGCTGCTGGAACACATGGTGGATGCAGTTCTTTATTTTGAAGGTGAAAGGCACCATACCTTCAGAATCTTAAGAAGTGTGAAGAACCGCTTCGGAAGTACCCATGAGATGGGCATTTTCGAAATGAAAGAGAAAGGATTAGAAGAAGTCCTGAACCCTTCTGAAATCTTTTTAGAGGAACGGTCCCAGGGTGCGGCTGGATCGATTGTGGTCGCTTCAATGGAAGGTACACGCCCTGTCCTGGTCGAAATCCAAGCACTTATTTCACCGACTGCTTATGGGAATCCCAGACGTATGGCTACCGGCTTGGATAATAGTCGTGTTCCCTTACTGATGGCCGTTTTGGAGAAAAGAGCTGGACTTCTTTTACAGAACCAGGATGCTTATGTGAAAGTGGCAGGAGGAGTGAAGCTGGATGAGCCTGCCATTGACTTGGCCGTAGCGATCAGTATAGCTTCAAGCTTCCGTGATCAGTCATCAAACGGTGATGATGTCGTTGTCGGCGAAGTCGGTTTGACAGGTGAAATCCGGAGAGTCGCAAGGATTGAACAAAGGGTACAGGAAGCGGCGAAATTAGGATTCAAGCGTGTCATCATCCCGAAGAAGAATATAGGTGGATGGACACCGCCTTCTGATATTGAGGTGATTGGTGTCAGTACTGTACAGGAAGCGATGAAGGTCACATTGGGGGACGCATAA